The DNA segment GGGGCGCAGTCCATCAGGGACATAAAGGAGCAGGAGGTATATTTCGGCGAGATCCCGCTCATGACCGAAAACGGGAGCTTTATTATTAACGGCACGGAGCGGGTGATCGTAAGCCAGCTCCACAGGTCTCCCGGCGTGTTCTTCGAGTTCGAGAAGCCCAAGGGGTTCACCGGAAAGGTGCTCTTCACCGCCAGGGTCATCCCCTACCACGGGAGCTGGCTCGATTTCGAGTTCGACCAGAAGGACTGGCTCTATGTCCGCATAGACAAGCGGAGGAAGATGCCGGCCACCATACTTTTGAAGGCCCTCGGGTATTCGATCGAGGAGATGCTCAATTATTTCTACCCGAGCGAGGAGATAGTCCTAGAGAACAAGAAGATAATGAAGAGCGTCGAGCCCGACTTCCTCGTCGGCCAGAAGGTGAGCAGGGATATAAAAGACCCGGCCACCGGCGAGGTCATAGTCAAGAAGGACAGGAAGTTCACGAGGCTCGTGCTTAAGAAGCTCGTGGCCGCGGGCGTGAAGTACATACCCGTCGAGGTCGAGGACATCGTGGGCCGCATAGCCTCGACCGACATAGTGGACCCCAACACCGGCGAGGTCATACTCGAGTGCAACCAGGTACTCTCCAGGGACAAGCTCGACGAGATATCGAGAAGGGGCATAACCTCCTTCAAGCTCCTCCTCATCGAGGTCATGGGGAACTTCTTCAGGGAAACGCTCCTTAACGACAGGATCGGCGGCGAGGACACGAGGCCGGTCCTAGAGTACAGGAAGGAGCACCCTGACGACCCGGTCACCAACATGACCCTGAACGCCAGGATAGAGATATACAAGAGGTTGAAACCCGGCGACCTGCCGACCGTAGCGACCGCCAACGCCTTCTTCCACGACCTCTTCTTCAACCACGAGAGGTACGACCTTTCCAGGGTCGGCAGGCTCAAGCTCAACAGGAAGCTCGGCTTTGACGTTGACCTCGACATCACCACCCTCCGGAAGGAGGACATACTCGAGGTCGTCCGCTACCTCATACTCTTGAGGAACGGCCAGGGCATGGTCGACGACATAGACCACCTCGGGAACAGGAGGGTGCGCTCGGTCGGGGAGCTCCTCGAGAACCAGTATAGGATAGGGCTCTTGAGGATGGAGAGGGCCGTTAAGGAGAGGATGAGCCTCGGCGAGCTCGAAACGCTCATGCCGCACGACCTCATAAACCCCAAGCCCGTCTCCGCGGTCATAAAGGAGTTCTTCGGCTCCTCGCAGCTATCGCAGTTCATGGACCAGACGAACCCGCTTTCCGAGGTCACGCACAAGAGGAGGCTCTCCGCCCTCGGGCCCGGAGGCCTCACGAGGGAAAGGGCGGGCTTCGAGGTCAGGGACGTCCATGCCACCCACTACGGCCGCATATGCCCCATCGAGACGCCCGAAGGACCGAACATCGGCCTCATAGTGTCGCTTTCGACCTATGCGCGCGTAAACGACTTCGGCTTCATCGAGACCCCGTACAGGGAAGTCAGGGACGGCAAGGTCACGAACAGGATCACCTACCTCTCGGCGCTCGACGAAGAGGATCACGTTATAGCGCAGGCCAACGCGCCTATTGACAAGGACGGCAGGTTCGAGAGCGAGTTCGTCTCCGCGAGGAAGGGCGGCGAGTTCATAATGGCCAAGCCCGAGGACATAACCCTCATGGACGTGTCCCCGAACCAGCTCGTCTCGGTCGCTGCGGCCCTCGTACCGTTCCTCGAGAACGACGACGCGAACAGGGCGCTCATGGGCTCCAACATGCAGAGGCAGGCCGTGCCGCTCATCCAGACCGAGAGCCCGCTCGTGGGCACCGGCATGGAGGCGATCGTCGCGAAGGACTCGGGAGTTACGGTGCTCGCAAAGCACCCAGGTGTCGTCGAGAGCGTCGACGGCTCGAGGATAGTGGTAAGGAACAACGCAGGCGGCGTCGACATATACAACCTCACCAAGTTCAGGAGGTCGAACCAGAACACCTGTCTTAACCAGAAGCCCGTTGTCTTCAAGGGCGACGTCGTCGAGGAAGGCAGGGTCATAGCCGACGGCCCCTCGACAGACAAGGGCGAGCTCGCGCTCGGCAAGAACGTCATCGTCGCCTTCATGCCCTGGGGCGGGTACAACTTCGAGGACTCCATACTCCTTTCCGAGAGGCTCTTGAGGGACGACGTCTTCACCTCGGTCCACATCGAGGAGTTCGAGGTCGTGGCGAGGGACATAAAGCTCGGCAAAGAGGAGATTACGAGGGACATCCCGAACGTCGGCGAGGACGCGCTCCGTAACCTAGACGAGAGCGGCATCATCAGGATAGGCGCCGAAGTAATGCCCGGGGACATACTCGTGGGCAAGGTCACTCCAAAGGGAGAGACACAGCTTTCGCCCGAGGAGAAGCTTCTTCGCGCCATATTCGGCGAGAAGGCGGAAGACGTGAAGGACACCTCGCTTCGCGTGCCGCCCGGCATCGAGGGCGTGGTCATCGACGCGAAGGTCTTCTCCCGTAAAGGCGCGGAAAAGGACGAGAGGAGCAAGTCCATCGAGGACAGGGAGGTCTCCAGGCTCGTCAAGGACCGCGAGGACGAGATCGGCATCGTTAAGGAGTCCATATACTCGAGGGTAAGGAAGCTCCTCCTTAACAAGAAGTCCCAGGTCCGGATAGCCGACAGGAAGGGCAACACGCTCTTAAGCAAAGGCAAGCCCATTACTGACGAGATACTGGATACCATACCCCAGTCAAGGTGGCACGAGATAATCCCTGCCGACGAGAAGTCCGAGTCCGAGGTAGGAGAGCTCCTTGCCTCCCTGAACGAGCAGATAGACCTCATAAAGGCCGTCTTCGACGAGAGGATAAACAGGCTGAAGAGGGGAGACGAGCTCCCGCCCGGCGTCATAAAGATGGTGAAGGTCTATATCGCCATGAAGAGGAAGATATCGGTCGGCGACAAGATGGCCGGCCGCCACGGGAACAAGGGCGTCATATCGAGGATACTCCCCGAGGAGGACATGCCCTATCTCGCGGACGGAACGCCCGTTGACATCGTGCTGAACCCCCTAGGCGTTCCCTCCCGTATGAACATCGGCCAGATACTGGAGACACACCTCGGGTGGGCGGCCAAGAATCTCGGGAACGCCATAAATGCCATGATCGAGAAGAGCTCGAGCCCCAACGCCCTCAGGGAGAGGATAAAGAAGATATACTCGAACAACGAGTTCAGCAGGTTCGTGAACGCCCTTTCCGACGACGAGGTACTGGACGTCGCCAGGAGGCTTTCGGACGGAGTCCGCATCGCGAGCCCCGTCTTCGACGGCGCTACCGAAACGGACGTGAAGAACGACCTCCTGGCTGCGGGATTGCCGAAGAACGGCAAGATGGTCCTCTACGACGGCAGGAACGGCGAGTCTTTCGACCAGGAGGTGACGGTCGGGGTCATGTACATGATGAAGCTCCATCACCTCGTTGACGACAAGATACACGCTCGCTCGACCGGCCCGTACTCGCTGGTCACACAGCAGCCGCTCGGCGGTAAGGCGCAGTTCGGCGGCCAGAGGCTCGGAGAGATGGAGGTCTGGGCAATGGAGGCGTACGGCGCCGCGCACAGCCTGCAGGAGTTCCTGACGGTCAAGTCGGACGACGTGCCGGGCAGGACCAAGATGTACGAGTCGATCGTGACCGGAAGGTATACGCTGGAGCCCACGATCCCCGAGTCGTTCAGCGTCCTCATAAAGGAGCTCCAGAGCCTTGCGCTCGACGTGAACCTTATCGAGGAAGAGAAGGATTAAGTAACGGTCCGGCAACCGCCGCCCGCAAAAGCGGGCGGCCCGAACCAGCTTAAAAGGAGGTCGACTTTGGAAAGCCTTGCGGCTTTGTTTGAAAAGCATAAAAGACCGATGGACTTTAACGCCATCAGGATATCCATAGCCTCTCCGGACGGGATCAGGGAATGGTCCCACGGCGAGGTGAAGAAACCGGAGACCATAAACTACAGGACCTTCAAGCCGGAGAGGGACGGCCTCTTCTGCGCGAAGATATTCGGCCCGGTCAAGGACTTCGAGTGCAACTGCGGCAAGTATAAGCGCATGAAGCACAGGGGAGTGGTCTGCGAGAAGTGCGGGGTCGAGGTCATCCCCTCGAACGTGAGGAGGGAGCGCCTCGGCCACATCGAGCTCGCTACCCCGGTTGCGCACATATGGTTCCTCCGGAGCCTCCCTTCCAGGATAGGCGCCATGATGGACATGACGCTGAAGGAGCTGGAGAGGATACTCTATTACGAGAACTACGTGGTCCTCGACGCGAAGGAATCGGACCTCAAGGAAGGTGAGCTCCTTAACGAGGAGAAGTATCAGAAGGCCATCGAGAAGTGGGGCCCGGACGGCTTCACCGCTGGCATGGGCGCGGAAGCAATCCGCGACATGCTCAGGAAAATAGACCTCGAGAAGGTCTCGGGCACGCTCAGGGCCGAGATGAAGAAGACCGCCTCTGACGCGAAGAAGAAGAGGATAGCCAAGAGGCTCAAGGTCATCGAGGCGTTCCTCAACTCCGGCAACAAGCCCGAGTGGATGATACTCGAGGTGATCCCGGTCCTGCCGCCCGATCTCCGGCCCCTTGTGCCGCTCGACGGCGGAAGGTTCGCGACATCCGACCTTAACGACCTCTACAGGAGGGTCATAAACAGGAATAACAGGCTTAAGCGCCTGATGGAACTGAACGCCCCGGACATCATCATACGGAACGAGAAGAGGATGCTCCAGGAGGCGGTAGATGCCCTGTTCGACAACGGCAGGCGCGGCCGCATCATAACCGGCCAGAACAAGAGGCCCTTAAAGTCCCTCTCGGACATGATAAAGGGCAAGGGCGGGCGCTTCAGGCAGAACCTCCTTGGTAAGAGGGTCGACTATTCCGGCCGTTCGGTCATCGTCATCGGCCCTGACCTCCGCCTCCACCAGTGCGGGCTTCCCAAGAAGATGGCCCTTGAGCTCTTCAAGCCCTTCATATACCAGAGGCTCGAGGAGAAGGGGTACGCGACCACCATCAAGAGCGCGAAGAAGATGCTCGAGAAGGAGCGCCCCGAGGTCTGGGACGTACTCGACGAGGTCATAAGGGAGCACCCGGTCCTCCTTAACAGGGCCCCTACGCTCCACAGGCTCGGCATACAGGCCTTCGAGCCCATCCTCATAGAGGGCAAGGCCATACAGCTCCACCCGCTCGTCTGCACGGCCTTCAACGCGGACTTCGACGGCGACCAGATGGCCGTCCACGTGCCGCTCTCTATAGAGGCGCAGGTCGAGGCCAGGGTACTCATGATGTCGACCAACAACATACTCTCCCCGGCGCACGGAAAGCCCATAATAGTGCCCACCCAGGACATCGTCCTCGGGCTCTATTACCTGACCAGGAACCGCCCAGGCGTAAAGGGCGAGGGCAAGATGTTCGGCTCGGCGGACGAGATACGGGCCGCCTACGACGCCGGAGAGGTGCACCTCCAGGCCGGGGTCAAGGTCAAGATGGACGGCAAGCTCGTGGACACGACCGTGGGCAGGATCATAATGAAGGAGATAGTGCCCCCGGTCATAAGGTTCGAGGAGATAAACAGGGTCATGGACAAGAAGCGCCTGGCCGATCTCATCGACATATGCTACAGGCGCGCAGGGAACAAGGAGACGGTCCTTCTCGCCGACAGGCTCAAGGACATGGGCTATCAGTACGCCACCAAGGCCGGCATATCGATTTGCATAGACGACATGAAGATACCCGGCAAGAAGGGCGATCTCCTCGATTCGGCATACGAAGAGGTAAAGGAGATACAGAAGCAGTACAACGAGGGACTCATAACCGACGGCGAGCGCTACAACAAGGTCATAGACATCTGGGCGCAGGCGACCGAGGAGATAGCCGAGGAGATGCTCCGCGAGCTCTCCACGGACCTGGTGAAGGACGAGGAGGGAACGGACCGTTCCATGCCGAGCTTCAACCCCATATTCATAATGGCGGACTCGGGCGCCAGGGGCTCCGCGCAGCAGATAAGGCAGCTCGCGGGCATGAGGGGACTCATGGCCAAGCCCTCCGGCGAGATCATAGAAACGCCCATCACCGCGAACTTCAGGGAAGGACTTACGGTGCTCCAGTACTTCATATCGACCCACGGCGCCCGTAAAGGCCTTGCCGACACGGCCTTGAAGACCGCGAACTCCGGATACCTCACGAGGAGGCTCGTGGACGTGGCGCAGGACGCCATCATAGCCGAGGAGGACTGCGGGACCCTCGACGGCATCTACATGACCCCGCTCGTCGAAGGCGGAGAGGTCATCGAGCCCATAGGCGAGAGGATACTCGGCAGGGTCGCCCTCGAGGAGGTCTTCGATCCCTTCACCAAAGAGGTGCTGGTCGAGGCAAACGAGGAAATAGACGAGCACAAGGTCGAGAAGATAGAGGAGGCCGGCATTGAGAGGGTCAAGATAAGGTCGGTCCTCACCTGCCGCTCTATAAGGGGCATCTGCATCAAGTGCTACGGAAGGGACCTTACGAGGGGCAGGATGGCCGAGATGGGCGAGGCCGTGGGCGTCATAGCCGCGCAGTCCATCGGAGAGCCTGGCACCCAGCTCACAATGAGGACCTTCCATATCGGCGGAACCGCCTCCAGGAGGGCCGAGCAGACTACACTGGAGGCGAGGCACGAGGGCATCGTAAAGTACCATAACCTCAACGTGGCCGTGAACTCCAGGGGCGAGCGCATCGTCATGAACCGGAACGGCGATATCGCGCTCCAGGACGAGCAGGGCAGGGAGCGCGAGAGGGACTCCATCATCTACGGCGCAAGGCTCCGCGTTCCGGAGGACCAGAAGGTCGCCCCGGGCACCATCATAGCCGACTGGGACCCCTATACCATACCGATCATAACCGAGGTGAGCGGTATCGTCCGGTTCGGCGACATAGAGGAAGGCAAGACCATGCGGGAGCAGGTGGACGAAGTGACCGGCCTCTCCAGCAAGGTCATCGTGACCTACAAGGAATCGGACCTCCGCCCGAGGATATCCATAAAGGACGAGGCGGGCCGCACCCAGAAGATACCCGGCACCAATATCGAGGCCAGGTATCTCCTCCCGGTGGGCGCAATCGTCACCGTGAGCGAGGGTGACACGGTCAAGGCCGGCGACATCGTCTCCAAGATACCGAGGGAGACGACCAAGACCAAGGACATAACCGGCGGACTCCCGAGGGTCGCGGAGCTCTTTGAGGCGAGGAAACCCAAGGAGACCGCGG comes from the Deltaproteobacteria bacterium genome and includes:
- the rpoB gene encoding DNA-directed RNA polymerase subunit beta, producing MASSKHISAQVLRKDYSRIGKVVSMPNLIEVQKKSFVHFLQTEAKPEARNDIGLQSVFKSAFPIKDFSGTASLEFVKYSLLDPKYTVDECHQKGMTYAAPIKVLVRLIMWDKDAETGAQSIRDIKEQEVYFGEIPLMTENGSFIINGTERVIVSQLHRSPGVFFEFEKPKGFTGKVLFTARVIPYHGSWLDFEFDQKDWLYVRIDKRRKMPATILLKALGYSIEEMLNYFYPSEEIVLENKKIMKSVEPDFLVGQKVSRDIKDPATGEVIVKKDRKFTRLVLKKLVAAGVKYIPVEVEDIVGRIASTDIVDPNTGEVILECNQVLSRDKLDEISRRGITSFKLLLIEVMGNFFRETLLNDRIGGEDTRPVLEYRKEHPDDPVTNMTLNARIEIYKRLKPGDLPTVATANAFFHDLFFNHERYDLSRVGRLKLNRKLGFDVDLDITTLRKEDILEVVRYLILLRNGQGMVDDIDHLGNRRVRSVGELLENQYRIGLLRMERAVKERMSLGELETLMPHDLINPKPVSAVIKEFFGSSQLSQFMDQTNPLSEVTHKRRLSALGPGGLTRERAGFEVRDVHATHYGRICPIETPEGPNIGLIVSLSTYARVNDFGFIETPYREVRDGKVTNRITYLSALDEEDHVIAQANAPIDKDGRFESEFVSARKGGEFIMAKPEDITLMDVSPNQLVSVAAALVPFLENDDANRALMGSNMQRQAVPLIQTESPLVGTGMEAIVAKDSGVTVLAKHPGVVESVDGSRIVVRNNAGGVDIYNLTKFRRSNQNTCLNQKPVVFKGDVVEEGRVIADGPSTDKGELALGKNVIVAFMPWGGYNFEDSILLSERLLRDDVFTSVHIEEFEVVARDIKLGKEEITRDIPNVGEDALRNLDESGIIRIGAEVMPGDILVGKVTPKGETQLSPEEKLLRAIFGEKAEDVKDTSLRVPPGIEGVVIDAKVFSRKGAEKDERSKSIEDREVSRLVKDREDEIGIVKESIYSRVRKLLLNKKSQVRIADRKGNTLLSKGKPITDEILDTIPQSRWHEIIPADEKSESEVGELLASLNEQIDLIKAVFDERINRLKRGDELPPGVIKMVKVYIAMKRKISVGDKMAGRHGNKGVISRILPEEDMPYLADGTPVDIVLNPLGVPSRMNIGQILETHLGWAAKNLGNAINAMIEKSSSPNALRERIKKIYSNNEFSRFVNALSDDEVLDVARRLSDGVRIASPVFDGATETDVKNDLLAAGLPKNGKMVLYDGRNGESFDQEVTVGVMYMMKLHHLVDDKIHARSTGPYSLVTQQPLGGKAQFGGQRLGEMEVWAMEAYGAAHSLQEFLTVKSDDVPGRTKMYESIVTGRYTLEPTIPESFSVLIKELQSLALDVNLIEEEKD
- the rpoC gene encoding DNA-directed RNA polymerase subunit beta'; the protein is MDFNAIRISIASPDGIREWSHGEVKKPETINYRTFKPERDGLFCAKIFGPVKDFECNCGKYKRMKHRGVVCEKCGVEVIPSNVRRERLGHIELATPVAHIWFLRSLPSRIGAMMDMTLKELERILYYENYVVLDAKESDLKEGELLNEEKYQKAIEKWGPDGFTAGMGAEAIRDMLRKIDLEKVSGTLRAEMKKTASDAKKKRIAKRLKVIEAFLNSGNKPEWMILEVIPVLPPDLRPLVPLDGGRFATSDLNDLYRRVINRNNRLKRLMELNAPDIIIRNEKRMLQEAVDALFDNGRRGRIITGQNKRPLKSLSDMIKGKGGRFRQNLLGKRVDYSGRSVIVIGPDLRLHQCGLPKKMALELFKPFIYQRLEEKGYATTIKSAKKMLEKERPEVWDVLDEVIREHPVLLNRAPTLHRLGIQAFEPILIEGKAIQLHPLVCTAFNADFDGDQMAVHVPLSIEAQVEARVLMMSTNNILSPAHGKPIIVPTQDIVLGLYYLTRNRPGVKGEGKMFGSADEIRAAYDAGEVHLQAGVKVKMDGKLVDTTVGRIIMKEIVPPVIRFEEINRVMDKKRLADLIDICYRRAGNKETVLLADRLKDMGYQYATKAGISICIDDMKIPGKKGDLLDSAYEEVKEIQKQYNEGLITDGERYNKVIDIWAQATEEIAEEMLRELSTDLVKDEEGTDRSMPSFNPIFIMADSGARGSAQQIRQLAGMRGLMAKPSGEIIETPITANFREGLTVLQYFISTHGARKGLADTALKTANSGYLTRRLVDVAQDAIIAEEDCGTLDGIYMTPLVEGGEVIEPIGERILGRVALEEVFDPFTKEVLVEANEEIDEHKVEKIEEAGIERVKIRSVLTCRSIRGICIKCYGRDLTRGRMAEMGEAVGVIAAQSIGEPGTQLTMRTFHIGGTASRRAEQTTLEARHEGIVKYHNLNVAVNSRGERIVMNRNGDIALQDEQGRERERDSIIYGARLRVPEDQKVAPGTIIADWDPYTIPIITEVSGIVRFGDIEEGKTMREQVDEVTGLSSKVIVTYKESDLRPRISIKDEAGRTQKIPGTNIEARYLLPVGAIVTVSEGDTVKAGDIVSKIPRETTKTKDITGGLPRVAELFEARKPKETAVISEIDGIVSFGKDTKGKRKVIITPETGEAKEYLIPKGKHISVREGDRVRAGEPLMDGSANPHDILRVLGVKELAKYLVDEVQEVYRLQGVKINDKHIEVIVRQMLRRVKIKDAGDTNLLIGEQVERYIFDEENDRVISKGKRPAVAEPLLQGITKASLSTESFISAASFQETTKVLTGAAVEGKIDYLRGLKENVIMGRLIPAGSGFRRYTKVAAELTEELPALPQPEAESEGEEEVQETA